tgttCGAAGATATAGTTAGAATTagtagttttttttaatttctttatttgtaaaaatgttaaaaGAACCGACAATGTGCCAATCAAATCCTCAAACCTTTGGTGGAACTTGATTTAAGTTAATAGGATGGCGAACTTTCATTAAAGAAGACAACTCAAATATAGGCATAGTAAATTATTCAATTCGAAGCAATTCGGCATTAGATACCGAAATAAGAGCAATCTACCACCTATTGAAATGGCTAAAATGGAAGAATTTGGATGAAATTGATATATTCACGGACTGTGTTCAAATCATACGTTTCATTCAAGATCCGACTACAAAACCGATCAAAATCTGGTGAGTACTACCGGAAATCAAAGAATTAGAGAAGAATTTTCCATTTGTAATATCAATTTTGTAGATAGGCAAGCAATAGAGGATGCCCACAAGCTCACAGTTCAGGCGAGAATATATGGGATTCATATTGCTAATTAGGCTTTTGTTTACTTAGTTATCCTCACAAATTTCaactttattttaaaaaacCATTTAGGTAAGTCCCCCAGTGATCCTCTAAATTCAAAATGACGTTTATTTCCATGCCTTATGCATATTGCCTATCCAAGTAAGCAAATGAGAGAGTTCGGAAATGATTTTTGTATTGATTGAGAATGATTATAAGTGTATTGGTTGAATGTATAAATGAGTGGACAACCTATTTATAGGTACCCAAGTCCATAGAACCTTCTACTCTAAGATATTATGTAGAAGAATAATATCATAAGATATTATTGTAATTGATCTGAAAGATAATATCAAGACTTTATTTTGATTTGATCTCCAGTATCTTTGTATCCTAGGAATGTATTATCTTTTTAATCCTGTATAGACGTATAGTATTATCTTATTCTCCTTACCTAGTATAGTTTATTACGTACCTAATTAGTCTAAACACTTGTACTAATATTCCTAATGAATAAAGCAACTATATTTCAAAacatgaaaaacaaaaacaataaaataatatacaAATTATCCATTAAATTTTTATTGATTTACATTATCGTGAAACCATAGGTAGTAGACGAGTACGAGTGTACTACATGAAAACaagataattattaatatttgatAATAAGAACaagataattattaatatttgaaagataataaattaatagtGAAAAATTACCCAATTAGATAAATAATTTTATTGAAAGTATAATTTGTTACCCCTTATAACTCTTCACggtttatttattttaccatatatatatatatataagctatccttttttattttaaaaatttgaTTCAAACTAAAGAGGCGATACTTTACAACGAAATAGCCATGAAGATTgctttgttttttcttgttctttgtaTGCTCAATGCGTCCACGCTTGCAGAAAAACaggtaaaataaaaaatttcactccctccgtttttaattattagtcatgttttgatttttcaactcgtttcaactcaatatttaaacgaaaatataaaaatttgatattgttaaactacacattaagacgaatgaATCTCACATGAATTATGTATTTTTAAATTTGAATTAtgtattggaaagaaattagaaaattcTGAACAATATCAACATTCCAAAAGagactaatattcgagaacagAACAGAACGCGAGTACTTAACATCAACatgcattattattttttatataaaagtTCTAGATTCGTCACTTTTTATTTACGAATATTAACTATTTTTTTTGGTTATGCTATACAGTCGTACGTGGTTTATATGGGAGCACATTCTCATGGTCCAGATGCAACGTTAGAAGATTATAATCGAGTTACTGATTCTCATCATAATTTCCTTGCTAACTTCGTAGGAAGGTATGCTTATAAAATTGATTAATTAtggacattaatttttttaattactgATTATAACTAATTTTTACggcgtattattattatttattaaaggTGAATAGCATTGATTTTGTAATTATTAAGtaatgggtttttttttttttttttttttttttttttttttgtgatataGGAATTGTTTAATTACTTATATTTACTTTAACAGATTATAACTAATTTTTACACATATTTTTTCATTAAAGGtgaatataatttattttgtattaaaggtgaatataatttattttgtatTAAAGGTGAATAGAATTTATTTTGTATTTATTAAGTAATGGTTTGTTGTGCAAATATAGTGTTGAAGAGGCAAGGGATGCACTATTTTACTCGTACACAAGGCATATCAATGGGTTTTCTGCCCTCCTCGATGAACATCAAGCCGCGAAAATTGCAGGTTTGCACTATTCATATATtaactttgatttttttttaaataaaaattagtaCACTAACTTTGACTTATTGTTGGGACTCGAGAAATAAATTAAGATATCATGATACTTTATCATCGTATAGTTATATTTTTAATGCTGATATCAACGGTCTTGTAAATTGTGCAGAACATCAAGATGTAATTTCTGTGTTTGCCGACAAGGCAAAGGAATTACACACAACACATTCATGGAATTTCATGTCGATGGAAAACAATGCTGGTGTTCCAAGTGATACATGGAAGGCAGCTAGGTTTGGGGAAGATACAATCATTGCCAATCTTGACACTGGTAAATTATTCAATTTACTCTTAATCATATTATTATAATCatatattatataaaaaaaatgttattatAATCATATATTATCAAAAAAATGTTATAAATACTCATATATTAAAAGACTGGCGTGACAACATTATTTTTCATGTCACGCCTTGCACCTAACATGTACGTATGTACGTTAGTAATTTATTTTGTGTTTGTGCTTACTGTAAATTAACTATGATCGATTAATTAGGTGTTTGGCCCGAATCTGAGAGCTTCAACGACGTAGGGTATGGGCCTATTCCATCTAGATGGAAAGGTTCTTGCGAGAACTCCGAAAGCTCCGGTTCACCCGTCCCTTGCAACCGGTATTACGcagacctttttttttttttttttctctggaAAAGAACGGATTAATGATGTATGAGAaactatatttacttaatatttggtcaaattagcaaattaagcatatcaaatatttttgTGTAATTAGTATATTAAACATATCGAATATTTTAGTCACACTATATAACATATTAATCctatcatattaatttcagtCAATTttaccaattgcttgttggttcagtggtgattgaggctgaacttggtggggagaacccgtgttcgaacccttacaacaacaattgggaggggattgAAGCCTAACCACCGAATGCTAACACTTTcggtcaatttttttttttttttataataaatgtCTAAATAATAATCTTAAAATATTGTGAGTGTACCACTAATCTTTTTCTCTAAGAAAAGTAGGTGTATAAATAATGAGAAAATAGGGTTACTTAATATTTTGATGAAATTAACATATTAAATGTATCGATTAATTTAGTTAGTCGATCAAAATAGCAaagtttttttgtttgttattaTTTAGAGGAAATTAGCTCTAGATGAGCTAAAACTttcacattaattttttttaattaattttatttattttcaatttttccaGATTCTTGTCCACATCCCTTCAGACTTACTTTTTTTCACTTTAGTCTCGTACTCATTCAAGATTTCTCATAatataaaaatagtaattgagatagaatttattgtttaaacttttaTCATACTCTTCTACTTAAATTATTGCTCAGACTATTGCTAAAACTAGCACTAATTTTACTCTTGTGAAAATCTTGTAGGAAGTTGATTGGAGCACAACACTTCAACAAAGGATACAAAGCCTTTGGTAACGTCTCACAATCAATGGAATCAGCCCGAGACTTCCAAGGCCATGGGTCCCACACCCTCTCCACCGCCGGCGGCAACATCGTCGAACGAGCCACCATCAACGGCATCCTCGTCGGTAATTATAAGGCTAACATTAATTACATAACAatttggcaaatttgtcaaagactttcttataaaattattttttacgaaaaactaccttataaaagttactacctccgttccttaatgttctttacgctttggaatatgtgtctaaagtgtgaaaactttgaccgtgaaTTCTCACTGTTGACCGTGAATTCTCActgttatatacatcaaaatgttatcatgtaagatcttgttagattgatctcattatgtattttcaaaatatcaagtttttataattttttcacatacggaaatggatatataagtcgttaaatattgcattggagtccgtgcaaatagtaagcgtaaagaacattaaggaacggaggtagtatgttttaattaactattttataaaatttatgttgtaagataTTACCTATTGTCGAATTTTAAACATTGATTCTAGATTCAGAGATTGACTTACCACGTGTATTGAACGTGGTATCTAACGAGAAAAAGGGTAAATAAATGACACGTAAAATGCACATAGTGAAATCAATCCTGGAAGTTTGAGTCAACGTTCATAATTCGGGAAAATGTAGTATCTTACCCATATAAAGATTTTATAAGTAATTAACTACGATATTATTTGTGGTATCTAACAAGAAAAAGGGTAAATAAATGACACGTAAGATGCACATGCTcactccgtcccttaatactcgacccgatttgactttttgcactattcacataattcactctGACCCTAgctattttatttctagcatatgaaaacaaatgttagtatataatatatttttggcttcatcttaatatatattttcaaaatagtaatatttttataagttttatgatatgtaattaaagaaattcgtggtcaaagttatgcattgacaagcgtgtccgATCAAAACagatcgagtattaagggacttCCCAAAAATTTGAGTCAATGTTCCTAATTCGAGAAAATGTATATCttaccataattttttttataagtagTTAATTACAACTTTATATTTTTACAATagttttttcaattttataatttaatttttgacaaatttaccgAGTAATtacaaactaattaaattattggcaaatttgccaaaaaggaccttttataacacaaattttgcgagaaaggaccttatataattttttttgtgaaaacacaccttaaagtaattttttttgcgagaaaggacctaaggaaattttccggcattgactgagcttttccggccattgacttgcacgtgagcagcacgcgtggcttacgttggctaaagacattgattttcccgaatcttgaattttcaaacttgattttatttcgacttttttttcaactttaggttttaaatcttagaattttggaggaaaattgggtgtaattagcaaaataaagccacacgtgcttctcacgtgcaagtcaatggccggaaaagctcagtcaatgccgaaaatttacttttggttgtctttcgcaaaaaaaaagtacattaaggtgtgatttcaccaaaaaaaaattatataaggtcctttctcgcaaaaaaatttacattaaggtgtgatttcacaaaaaaaattatataaggacctttctcgcaaaatttgggttataaaaggtcctttttaacaaatttgcctaaattaTTACATTAATCAATCAGGGACTGCAAAAGGTGGATCACCTCGAGCTCGAGTAGCCTCCTACAAAGTCTGCTGGACCCCACTCCCCTCCGGCGGGTGTTTCGACTCCGACATCTTAGCCGCCTTCGACATGGCGGTTCACGACGGCGTTGACGTCATCTCTTTATCCGTGGGTGGCGACCCGGTTGACTATTTCAGTGATGGGATTGCAATCGGGTCTTTCCATGCGGTTCAAAACGGTGTCGTTGTTGTCTGTTCTGCGGGTAATTCCGGGCCTAATCCGGGCACGGTTTCGAATGTTGCTCCATGGTTGATTACTGTTGGTGCTTCTACTATGGATAGGGAGTTTCCTTCgtttgttgaacttggtgatgggAGTCGATTTAAGGGGTTGAGTTTGTCTGCTGCATTGCCGAATGATACGATGTATCCATTGATTTCTGCTGCTGATGCTAGACTCGCCAATGCAAATGCAAGTGACGCGTAAGTACATATTTAGTTATTTACATAcgagtttttattttatttgaacgtGCGCATAGAGCTGATTATCTAGAGCCCGACCCGTTGGCCCGACCCGAAGATAATGGGTTTTGGgtaaattttagttataaacttCCTCTGGCCCAAAAATGGCCCAAAAAGCTCGTTATTTTGGTTTGGGATAACGGGCTTTGGGCATTAAAAGATGGGCTTGAAGTATGCCCCGGACCGAAAATAGCGGGTTTGAGGCATATTTAGGCACATTTAAGGCCGGATTAACTCGTTTTTTGCAACTCAAAACTGGAATTTTAGTTTTAAATCTTATCCGGCCCGAATCGCACTATTTTGGCTCGGAATAACGGGCTTTGGACATTAAATTTGCTTGACCCGTTTTTTGCAACTTAAAACTGGGATTTTAGTTATAAACCTTATCCAGCCTGACGGGCTTTGGGCATTAAATTGGCTTGAAGTTTGTCCCGGTCCTGCCTGAAAATAACAGGGCTTAGGCAGATTTAGGCCCATTTTCAGGCCCAGATTGACCCATTTTGTTGGCAACTCAAAACTGGAATTTTATTTATAAACCATTGTCAGGCCCGAAAGCCCACCATTTTTTGCTTGGAATAACGGGCTTTCGGCATTAAAACGAGCTCGGAGTTTGGCCAAGCCCGTACCGACTCATTGGACATAATTTTTTGACCACAACCCAGCCCGAACCCAACCCAGTTCGCCTTTTGATCACGTCTAGAACGCCCATACAATATTTAGCTAACTGATTTACTacactttgttgttgttgttgtacatgCAGACTTCTTTGCAGGCCCGGTACGTTGGACTCGAACAAGGTGACAGGCAAGATCTTGGTGTGCCTTCGGGGAGACACGGCGAGGATTGACAAGGGCCGGCAAGCCAAGCTCGCCGGTGCCGTTGGCATGATTCTCTGCAACGACAAACCTAACGGAAACCAAACTGCAGCTGACATTCATATTCTGCCTGCTTCACATATCAGTTATCAAGATGGAGTATCTGTCTTCAAATACATCAATTCCACACAGTAATTAACCACTTCTTCTCCTTAATCCTTAAAAAAATCCTTTTATTTATTCACTAGTATGTGCTCGTGCTAATGAATTAGATTATATAAAGCTACTCTGTACTATATGCATGTTGAAAAtgataatataaaatttataactCGGTTTAATTCATCATTTGTCTGAACTTTCCTGTTTTTAAAACTAAAacactcatttttttttttttttttggtatgcaAAACACTCTAATATGAGTTAATTACTGTTAAAAAATATGATTTCCATTTTCTAAACATTTTCCCCAATTTATTTTAGCCATTTTGAATAATAGTTTGAAAATAGTCAAACGTTATGTTTTTGTTATTTAAGGTTTCTTTTACATTTACCATCATTtcgctttaataatatagatttgtgtgttgttttaAGCTTTAAACTTGATTTTACAGCGCGCCCATGGGTTACTTCACTGCTCCGAAACCAAGCTATGGTGTCAAACCTGCTCCCCAAATGGCCATCTTCTCTTCTGTTGGGCCGAACCCGGTTACACCCGAGTTTCTGAAGGTTTGTCCTAGGactattttgttttgttttagtaATCATTCTAAATAattaggcaaatttgttaaaaaggaccttttataacccaaattttgcgagaaaggaccttatataattttttttgtgaaataacaccttaatgtaaatttttttgcgagaaaggaccttatataatttattttttgtgaaatcacacgttaatgtaatttttttttgcgaaagacaaccaaaagtaaatttccggcattgactgagcttttccggccattgacttgcacgtgagaagcacgtgtggcaTTATTTTGCTtatcacacccaattttcctccaaaattctaagcttcaaaacctaaagttgaaaaaaaaaaccgaaataaaatcaagtttgaaaattcaagagtcgggAAAATCATTGTCTTTAGCTaacgtaagccacacgtgctgctcacgtgcaagttaatggccggaaaagctcagtcaatgctaGAAACTttccttaggtcctttctcgcaaaaaaaattactttaaggtgtgttttcacaaaaaaaattatataaggtcatttctTGCAAAATTTGacttataaaaggtcctttttggcaaatttgccaaataattactCCATAAAAGATTTCATACTTTATATATTAGAACAGACACCATGAAAGACACGTGTTACTTACTGGTGCTAAATTTTCCCGTCAAAAAccattttctatatatatatattattaattttctaCCCTATTTATTGATTGTTTATGGAAATTGAATATTTATATATAGATTATGGGAAAAAATTGATGCCGCATAATAATAATCTCCTAAAATTGGTTTTTgttaatattttaatcaaatcggtatattaataatgaaaaatatattactCAATGTTTTGGTCAAAATTAACATATTTCATTATTATATCGAATATTTTGGTAAAATTAGCGTAAAGTACGTGATAAATACGTAGTAGTAGGTAGTAGGACGAAAATCGCATATTAATCGGTATATAATTAAATGAGTatattcaagatttattaatgaTACTCTAACTTGAGGGATAAATATTTCGGTCAAATATATTGTATAAAAATGgtcaaataattttagaatccgtgcgtgcacgagaCCTGATCTAGTATCACACTAAGACTGTGTTCTTGCTGAGAGTTTCTGAAGATGTGTCCTAGGATGTTTTTTTCTGTTTCAGTAATCTAATCTGATTTATCAGTCTAGTTTTCAGAATTTGAGGTGTTTTCCTTACACTAATCAATCAAAATAGTTGTTAACTTAAAGAAAATTCAAGTGTATAACAATATAAAGACTGTGTTTTTCTGCAGCCTGATATAACAGCACCAGGTGTGGATGTTATTGCTGCATACAGTCAAGCAGTAAGTCCAACCGAGCAACCTTACGATCATCGCATAAGTTATTACATGATAGATTCCGGCACATCCATGTCTTGTCCCCATGTTTCCGGCATTGCTGGTCTTCTTAAGACAGTTCACCCTACTTGGAGCCCTGCTGCCATCAGATCTGCTATAATGACTACTGGTATGTACTACATATTTATCTCTCTTTGTAATCAACTTTCATATTGTTATTGTGCATTATGTGAACCAACCTAGGGTTGAGCGGTTGAGCCCCATCAACTGCATAGCTTGGCTGAACCTGTAGGATTTGGTGAGAACCACACCCTATAATGAGAACTAAGAACCAATTTAGGCCCTTAGGTCATCAAAATTGGATTGTCTAAATGATTCCCCTTGTCattaatggcattttcgtaattatgCAATTTTTCAAGGATGGTCCAAATGATTCCTGGTCATTAATGGAATTTTTGTAATTATGCAATTTTTCAAACCGGCTCCCCGTTTCTTTACTTTAACTGATTTCATTTACTTTTActataaaattacataaacttaTCCAAAATGACATTTAGTTGTCAATGTATACTTTATGGTTATTAATGTGTTTTCTTCCTTAAAACTTGAAACATCAAGTATAAGAAGTTTCACGTTTTGGCTATTTACTTTTGATCCAATATAATTTACTTTAATGACTTTTTGCTTTACTTTTAGGGGGCAAATTGGTTCTCATTCTCATTATAAAATTTCACTGAAACCTAGTCTTAGGTGCTGGTTTAGTAGGGTCTCTTCTTTTTCATTAGAAACTTTCACTGGAACCTAGTCTTAGGAGCTGGTTTAGTAGGGTCTCTTCTTTCTCATTATAAACTTTCACTGGAACATAGTCTTAGGTGCTGATTTAGTAGGGTCCCTTCATACGTTATGTGATTGTATGTCAATGATTTACAGCTAAAACACGAGACAACACGAACAACCCAATGGAAGACGCAGAGTTCTTCAAGGGAACACCCTTCAATTACGGTGCAGGACACGTGCGACCTAACCGTGTCATGGATCCAGGACTAGTCTATGACTTAACCCCAACAGATTACCTTCACTTCTTATGTGCAATTGGCTACAACAAAACCAAAATCGATGCTTTCTACAACGGTCACCACAAATGTTCAAACTCAAACTCTAACAGAAACAGCATTCTGAACTTGAACTACCCTTCAATTACAGTCCCAAATCTATCTGAAACTGTTACTGTTACAAGGACTGTTACAAATGTTGGGTCTGCAGGAACATATTTTGCTCGTGTTCGTCAACCGTCAGGTGTTTCAGTTACTGTTAGGCCAAATCTGTTGAGGTTTGGGAGAGTTGGTGAGAAG
This genomic stretch from Spinacia oleracea cultivar Varoflay chromosome 3, BTI_SOV_V1, whole genome shotgun sequence harbors:
- the LOC110782287 gene encoding subtilisin-like protease SBT5.4, with protein sequence MKIALFFLVLCMLNASTLAEKQSYVVYMGAHSHGPDATLEDYNRVTDSHHNFLANFVGSVEEARDALFYSYTRHINGFSALLDEHQAAKIAEHQDVISVFADKAKELHTTHSWNFMSMENNAGVPSDTWKAARFGEDTIIANLDTGVWPESESFNDVGYGPIPSRWKGSCENSESSGSPVPCNRKLIGAQHFNKGYKAFGNVSQSMESARDFQGHGSHTLSTAGGNIVERATINGILVGTAKGGSPRARVASYKVCWTPLPSGGCFDSDILAAFDMAVHDGVDVISLSVGGDPVDYFSDGIAIGSFHAVQNGVVVVCSAGNSGPNPGTVSNVAPWLITVGASTMDREFPSFVELGDGSRFKGLSLSAALPNDTMYPLISAADARLANANASDALLCRPGTLDSNKVTGKILVCLRGDTARIDKGRQAKLAGAVGMILCNDKPNGNQTAADIHILPASHISYQDGVSVFKYINSTHAPMGYFTAPKPSYGVKPAPQMAIFSSVGPNPVTPEFLKPDITAPGVDVIAAYSQAVSPTEQPYDHRISYYMIDSGTSMSCPHVSGIAGLLKTVHPTWSPAAIRSAIMTTAKTRDNTNNPMEDAEFFKGTPFNYGAGHVRPNRVMDPGLVYDLTPTDYLHFLCAIGYNKTKIDAFYNGHHKCSNSNSNRNSILNLNYPSITVPNLSETVTVTRTVTNVGSAGTYFARVRQPSGVSVTVRPNLLRFGRVGEKKKFKVTLKSAGKGGNSDDYQFGELLWSDGKHYVRSPISVAHSQ